One genomic window of Medicago truncatula cultivar Jemalong A17 chromosome 1, MtrunA17r5.0-ANR, whole genome shotgun sequence includes the following:
- the LOC25485469 gene encoding putative mediator of RNA polymerase II transcription subunit 12 has translation MEAQPQPPTPSTGPPLSSVAPPPPHLNYPDSVDSSPRSRNNDSWDEPFPPATSKLRLMCSYGGHIVPRPTDKALCYVGGDTRIVVVERATSLGDLSTRLSKTLLNGRPFTFKYQLPNEDLDSLISVSTDEDLENMIDEYDRTNSTNSSLKPSRIRLFLFPSKPESAQSIPPQILDPTVRSGEWFFDTLNGAVTSLNRGFSDSAASSVNHLLGLEDDVAGNNHIEQGSTGEAPDGVSQPGSFGNCKNLKQDVHSVPDSPMMETSSSFGSTSSSPSLANLPPIRVHVEDGVSGGVRAQQQQQLQQQQQDQKVLGIDEQFAQMVVGVGGIGQRLQDEGFAVMSSPPHPPVPTTLAAVGVPIGSAVVVGDYQNRVFSDDERSDHGVPVGYRKPPTPQPQVVQVQPQAQNQAQTQSQAQSQAQTQSQAPQFQQKSSGGGSDLPSPDSVSSDSSLSNAMSRQKPVVYQEQIQIQPGTTRVSNPVDPKLNLSDPHSRIQVQQHVQDPGYLLQQQFELQQQQQQFELQQQQQQPQHQPQQSQPQHQPQQQQQLQHHQQQQFIHGGHYIHHNPAIPTYYPVYPSQQQPHHQVYYVPARQPQQGYNISVQQANMGESATTIPSSRPQNPPNPTTLVQQNAAYNPIRSAPLPKTEMTAAAYRAATGGSPQFVQVPTSQHQQQYVTYSQIHHPSQSMAPNSAAPASYAYEYADPAQVYYSQPMAPTMPSQYQTMAAATMMQPEVPGQHPSDGMKQQIRTSQPL, from the exons ATGGAGGCGCAACCCCAACCTCCAACGCCGTCAACCGGACCACCGTTATCCTCCGTggctccaccaccaccacacctTAACTACCCCGATTCCGTTGATTCCTCCCCTCGTTCCCGCAACAACGACTCATGGGACGAACCTTTCCCTCCAGCCACATCCAAACTCCGTCTGATGTGCAGTTACGGCGGCCACATCGTCCCTCGTCCAACCGACAAAGCTCTCTGTTACGTCGGCGGTGATACTCGCATCGTTGTTGTTGAACGCGCCACCTCACTTGGGGATTTATCCACGCGCCTCTCCAAAACCTTGCTTAATGGAAGACCGTTCACTTTCAAGTATCAGCTTCCAAACGAAGACCTAGATTCGTTAATCTCCGTTTCAACCGATGAAGATTTAGAAAACATGATCGATGAATACGATCGAACGAATTCTACGAATTCGTCTTTGAAACCCTCGCGAATTCGTCTTTTTCTGTTTCCATCGAAACCTGAATCTGCTCAGTCAATTCCACCGCAAATTCTCGATCCTACTGTTAGATCCGGTGAATGGTTCTTTGATACCTTAAACGGTGCCGTTACGTCGCTTAATCGAGGTTTTTCTGATTCTGCCGCTTCTTCTGTGAATCATCTTTTAGGTCTTGAGGATGATGTTGCTGGGAATAATCATATTGAACAAGGTTCCACTGGGGAAGCTCCTGATGGTGTTTCTCAACCTGGATCTTTCGGGAATTGTAAGAACTTGAAGCAGGATGTTCATTCTGTTCCTGATTCGCCTATGATGGAGACTTCTTCGTCCTTTGGCTCGACTTCTTCGTCTCCGTCTTTAGCGAATTTGCCTCCTATCAGGGTGCATGTTGAAGATGGTGTTTCCGGTGGTGTTAGGGCTCAACAGCAGCAACAAttgcagcagcagcagcaggaTCAAAAGGTTTTGGGGATTGATGAACAGTTTGCTCAAATGgttgttggtgttggtggtaTTGGACAGAGGCTACAGGATGAGGGTTTTGCTGTCATGTCTTCACCACCTCATCCTCCTGTGCCAACTACGCTGGCGGCGGTTGGTGTTCCGATTGGTTCTGCTGTGGTTGTTGGTGATTACCAGAATAGGGTATTCTCTGATGATGAGAGATCGGATCATGGTGTGCCTGTGGGATATAGAAAACCACCAACTCCTCAGCCACAGGTTGTTCAAGTTCAACCTCAAGCTCAAAATCAAGCTCAAACTCAATCTCAGGCACAGTCACAAGCACAGACACAGTCACAAGCTCCTCAATTTCAACAAAAGTCAAGTGGTGGTGGCTCGGATTTGCCTTCTCCTGATTCAGTTTCAAG TGATAGTAGTCTTTCCAATGCAATGTCACGCCAAAAACCTGTTGTTTATCAAGAGCAAATTCAGATTCAACCTGGAACTACAAGGGTTAGCAACCCTGTGGATCCAAAACTCAATTTGTCTGATCCACATAGTAGGATCCAGGTGCAGCAACATGTACAGGACCCTGGTTATTTGCTGCAACAGCAATTTGAACTCCAGCAGCAGCAACAGCAATTCGAACTccaacagcagcaacaacagCCTCAACATCAGCCGCAACAATCACAACCTCAACATCAGCCGCAGCAGCAACAACAGCTTCAACATCATCAGCAGCAGCAGTTTATTCATGGGGGACACTACATTCATCATAACCCTGCAATTCCTACATACTATCCTGTATATCCTTCACAGCAACAGCCCCATCATCAGGTTTACTATGTACCTGCAAGACAGCCCCAACAAGGTTATAATATTTCTGTTCAGCAGGCTAATATGGGTGAATCTGCCACAACAATCCCTTCTAGCAGACCCCAAAATCCTCCAAACCCCACCACATTGGTTCAACAAAATGCAGCTTACAACCCCATTAGAAGTGCTCCTCTACCCAAAACTGAAATGACGGCTGCTGCTTACAGAGCTGCAACTGGAGGCAGTCCTCAATTTGTGCAAGTTCCTACAAGTCAGCATCAACAGCAGTATGTCACTTACTCCCAGATCCACCATCCGTCTCAATCCATGGCTCCTAATTCTGCTGCCCCTGCCAGTTATGCTTATGAATATGCTGATCCTGCTCAAGTATACTACTCTCAGCCTATGGCACCCACAATGCCTTCACAGTATCAGACCATGGCAGCTGCTACTATGATGCAGCCGGAAGTTCCTGGACAACATCCATCAGACGGCATGAAGCAGCAGATAAGAACCTCACAGCCACTATAA